The Vigna unguiculata cultivar IT97K-499-35 chromosome 6, ASM411807v1, whole genome shotgun sequence genome contains a region encoding:
- the LOC114187411 gene encoding ent-kaurenoic acid oxidase 2-like, with translation MLKMEGGSVWLLYAGGALLALRFILKNINWLLYEYKLGGKQYFLPPGDLGWPIIGNMWSFLSAFKTTNPDTFMDKFYSKYGKTGVYKVFMFGHPSIIVTTPEACKKVLTDDENFTLGWPSSTVELMGEKSFIAIPYDEHKRLRRLTSASVNGYEALSVYITFIEDVVKSSLEKWTTMGNIEFLTEMRKLTFKVIIHIFLGSESELIMENLEKEYTKLNYGVRAMRINLPGFAFNTSLKARKNLCAIFQSVVDKRRSERRQKIPGKKAKDMMDALIDVEDDNGRKLGDDDVIDIMLMYLNAGHESSGHITTWATYFLQRHPEYFQKAKEEQEEIIRNRPPNQKGLSLAEVRKMDYLSKVVDETLRLITFSLMVFRETKNDVNINGYLIPKGWKVMTWFRSIHLDPTIYPNPKEFNPERWNEVRKAGEFLPFGAGTRLCPGNDLAKLEISVFLHHFLLGYKLEQLNPLAPMKFLPHTRPIDNCVARIKKVK, from the exons ATGTTGAAAATGGAGGGTGGTTCAGTGTGGTTACTTTATGCTGGTGGTGCTCTTTTAGCCCTGAGGTTCATCCTCAAGAATATTAACTGGTTGCTCTATGAATACAAACTGGGTGGGAAGCAATACTTTCTTCCCCCTGGTGATCTTGGCTGGCCCATAATCGGGAACATGTGGTCTTTCCTCAGTGCTTTCAAAACCACAAACCCTGATACCTTTATGGACAAATTTTATTCCAA GTATGGAAAGACTGGGGTATACAAGGTGTTTATGTTTGGACATCCAAGTATAATCGTGACAACACCAGAAGCATGCAAAAAAGTGTTGACAGATGATGAAAACTTCACTCTGGGATGGCCTAGTTCCACAGTAGAACTGATGGGTGAAAAGTCTTTCATTGCAATTCCCTATGATGAACACAAACGCCTTAGGCGCCTAACATCAGCTTCCGTCAATGGTTATGAAGCACTCTCTGTTtacattacatttattgaagaTGTTGTCAAAAGTTCATTGGAGAAATGGACCACTATGGGGAACATTGAGTTTTTGACTGAGATGCGCAAGCTTACCTTCAAAGTCATTATACACATTTTTCTTGGTTCAGAAAGTGAGTTGATCATGGAGAATTTGGAAAAAGAATACACCAAACTCAATTATGGAGTTAGAGCCATGAGAATTAACCTTCCCGGATTCGCATTCAACACATCTCTCAAG gCAAGGAAAAATCTTTGTGCCATATTTCAATCTGTTGTGGATAAAAGAAGAAGTGAAAGGAGGCAAAAAATACCCGGCAAAAAGGCCAAGGATATGATGGATGCTCTGATAGATGTTGAAGATgacaatggaagaaaattggGTGATGATGATGTGATTGATATCATGTTGATGTACTTGAATGCTGGTCATGAATCCTCTGGACATATTACCACCTGGGCAACCTATTTCCTCCAAAGGCATCCTGAATATTTCCAGAAGGCTAAG GAAGAACAAGAAGAAATTATAAGGAATAGGCCTCCAAATCAGAAAGGATTGTCACTTGCTGAAGTTCGGAAGATGGATTATctatccaag GTGGTTGATGAAACACTGCGCCTGATCACATTCTCACTGATGGTCTTTCGGGAGACAAAGAATGATGTCAACATCAATG GTTACCTGATTCCAAAAGGTTGGAAAGTAATGACGTGGTTCAGGTCTATTCACCTTGATCCAACTATATATCCTAATCCAAAGGAGTTTAACCCTGAGAGATGGAAT GAGGTGCGCAAGGCTGGAGAATTTCTTCCCTTTGGAGCAGGAACTAGACTGTGTCCTGGGAATGATCTTGCGAAGCTGGAAATCTCAGTGTTCCTTCATCATTTTCTGCTGGGTTACAA GCTTGAACAGCTTAACCCTCTTGCCCCCATGAAATTCCTTCCTCACACAAGGCCCATTGATAACTGCGTGGCAAGGATCAAGAAAGTGAAGTAA